The Mycolicibacterium duvalii DNA window ATCTCGAGGTAGAAATCGGCGGCCATCGCGTCGCCGATGTAGGTCTTGACCAACGCCTCCAACCAGGTGCTGGGAGTGGTCAGCCGGTGATAGTTCTCGAGCGCGGACGCGTACTTGGTCATCGCCGGCACGACGTCGACACCACGGTGTTCCAGCGCGTCGCGCAGCAGTTCGTAGTGGTTCATCTCCGCGGCCGCCATGCTGGCCATGTTGATACGTCCCAGCAGGTTGGGGGCCATCCGGGCTTCTTCGGTCAGCCGGTAGAACGCGGCCACCTCGCCATAGGCGAGCAGCGCGAACAGCTCGTTGATCCCGGGGTGCTCCGAGGTGATCGGCGCCGCTTTTCCGGAGACGTCCTGGCCCTCGGCAGCCGGTGCTGACGGCTGCGATGTCGGCGCAGAAGTCCGCGGAGAAGTCATGACGCAACTCTAGACGCCGGGCCCCTGGCAAGCGCCGCGTGCGGTGTTCGGCGGCTCGACCCGTTACCATGGACCACGGTGTCGGCGCACAGGTCGACAGATCACCTATCAGGTCCGGTCGACGAGCACTCGTCGCAGACACCTTGGCAATGTGCGTGCATGCAGGCGGCCCGCCCCCTCAGCGCTGGGCCCGGCGAAGTTCTCTTCACAACTCATGCGCGCGTGACAAACGCATGAGGATTGAACAGTGAAAGGCTTCGTCTACCCAGCATGACTCCCGTAACCCCGCATACCACCCCGTCCTTCGCCGAGCTCGGCGTCCGCGAGGAGATCGTCCGCGCACTTGCCGAGAACGGCATCGAACACGCCTTCGCGATCCAGGAGCTGACCCTGCCGCTGGCGCTGGCCGGCGACGATCTCATCGGGCAGGCCCGCACCGGCATGGGCAAGACCTACGCCTTCGGTGTTCCGCTGCTGCACCGGATCACCACCGACACCGAACGCCCGCTGTCGGGCATTCCGCGGGCGCTGGTCGTGGTGCCGACCCGCGAGCTGTGCATCCAGGTGCACGGCGACCTGGTCGCCGCATCGAAGTACCTCTCCGCCGACGAGACCCGCAAGCTCACCGTGACCGCCATCTACGGCGGACGGCCCTACGAGCCGCAGATCGAGGCGCTGCAGAAGGGTGTCGACGTCGTCGTGGGCACCCCGGGCCGGCTGCTCGACCTCGCCCAGCAGGGACACCTGCAGCTCGGCGGGCTCTCGACGCTGGTGCTCGACGAGGCCGACGAGATGCTCGACCTGGGCTTCCTGCCCGATATCGAGCGCATCCTCAAGCAGATCCCGGCGCAGCGGCAGGCGATGCTGTTCTCGGCGACCATGCCGGACCCGATCATCACGCTGGCGCGCACCTTCATGACCCAGCCCACCCATATCCGCGCGGAGTCGGCGCAGTCGTCGCAGACCCACGACACCACCGAGCAGTTCGCCTACCGCGCGCACGCGCTCGACAAGGTCGAGATGGTGGCCCGCATCCTGCAGGCGGAGGGCCGGGGCGCGACGATGATCTTCACCCGCACCAAGCGCACCGCCCAGAAGGTCGCCGACGAGCTCGGCGAACGCGGCTTCAAAGTCGGCGCCGTACACGGCGACCTGGGCCAGGGCGCCCGCGAGAAGGCGCTCAAGGCGTTCCGCACCGGCGAGGTCGACGTGCTGGTGGCCACCGACGTCGCGGCCCGAGGCATCGACATCGACGACATCACGCACGTCATCAACTTCCAGATCCCCGAGGACGAGCAGTCCTATGTGCACCGCATCGGCCGCACCGGTCGCGCCGGCAAGACCGGCATCGCGGTCACGCTGGTCGACTGGGACGAGTTGCCCCGCTGGTCGATGATCGACAAGGCGCTCGGCCTCGACACGCCCGACCCGGCCGAAACCTACTCCAGCTCGCCGCACCTCTACGACGAGTTGAACATCCCGGCCGAGGCCGGCGGTTCGATCGGTAAGGCGAAGCGCACGGCCGACAAGCCGCCGCGCGAGCCCCGCGAGCGCAGCGAGAAGCCCGCCCGCAACCGCAACCGCCGCCGCACCCGGGCCGGTAAGCCCGTCAGTGGGCACCCGGACGGCGCCGAGGCCGCCACGCCGGCCGACGGCGACGCCGCCGGCGGCAGCAACGGTGAGGCCGCGGAGGCACGCTCGGGGTCCGGGCGCCGTCGTCGGCGCCGGCGCCCGAACAAGGCGACGGCGGCCAGTCAGACCGCTGCCACGCCGAGCAGCTAGCACCGCCCGGCCCGCGATGGTCAGACCGAAACGCCGCACCCGGGCGGACCTGGTGGCGGCAGCGGCGATCGCCGCGGTCGTCGCACTGGTCGCGGTCGCGGTCTGGTGGAACAGCGACGCGCGGGCTACGGTCAGCCGACCCGCCGTCGCGCCGGTGCCGTCCCTGGAACCGGCCGAGACGGTGCCCGACACGCTGACGCAACGCTGGAGCGCGCCCAGCCCGACGACCACCCGTCCGCTGGTGGTAGCCGGGGCGGTGGTCACCGGCGACGGGCAGACCGTGCAGGGCCGCGACCCGGCCACCGGCGACACCGTGTGGACCTACGCCCGCGACCGGCAGCTGTGCGGCGTGACCTGGGTCTATGACTACGCGGTGGCGGTGTACCCGGACAGCCGCGGATGCGGCCAGGTCAGCACCGTCGACGCCGAGACCGGCACACGCGGACCGGCCCGCAGCAGCTACGCCGACGACCAGGTCGAATTGTCGACCGACGGGACGACCGTGCTCTCGGCCGGGCCCACCCGACTGGAGATGTGGCGGTCGGACATGGTGCGCATGCTCAGTTACGGCGCGCTGGATGCCCCGATCAAGCCCGACGTTCCTGCCACGCCGCTGTGCCGGCTGGTGTCGGCGGCGGCCAGTTCCTCGGCGGTGTCGGTACTCGAGGCCTGCGGGAACCAGGCCGACCTGCGCCTGACCCTGCTGCGGCCCTCCGACGAGGAGGACGTGCCGGAGGTGCAGTACGTCCAGCAGAACGGCGTCCCCGAGGGCAGCGGTGCCCGGGTGGTCGCGGTCGCCGGGACGACCACGGCGGTCTACGTCTCCACGCCCGCCCCGCGGGTGGACATCATCGACGACACCGGTACCACGATCGCCAGCACCGTAGTGCCCTCGCCGGCCACACCGGAGGCCACCGCGTCCCGGGTCGGTGACCTGATCACCTGGTGGACCGGCGACACCTTGATGGTGTTCTCCGGCGACGATCTGCAGTACAAGTACAGCGTCGCCGCGGCCGACGGCAACGCGCCGATCGGCCCGGCAACGATCATGGCCGGCCGGCTGCTGGTTCCGGTCACGGGCGGCTACGACGTGTTCGATCCGCAGACCGGCGCCGGTGAGCGCCACATTCCGCTGCAGCGGCCGGCCATGGACGTCGCCGGGCCGGTGGTGCCCGCCGTGGCCGGGTCGATGCTGCTCGAGCAGCGGGGCGGCGAGCTCGTCGCGCTGAGCTGAGCGCTCAGATCTCCGGAGTGAAGGTGGGCAGCGGTTTGCCGCTCTTCCAGTGCTTGAGCAGCGCGGCAGCCAGATCCCGGTAGGCGATCGCGCCCTTGTTCTTGCGCCCGGTCAACACCGACGAACCCGATGCACTGGCCTCGGCGAACCGGATCGTCCGCGGGATCGGCGGCGCGAGGACCGGCAGGTTGTAGCGGTCGGCGACGTCGAACACCACGTCACGGCTGTGGGTGGTCCGCGCATCGAACAGCGTGGGCAGCGCGCCCAGCAACTTCAGGTCGGGGTTGGTGATCGCCTGCACATCGCCGACGGTGCGCAGGAACTGCCCGACGCCGCGGTGGGCGAGCGTCTCGCACTGCAGCGGGACGATCACCTCGTCGGCGGCGGTCAGCCCGTTGAGGGTCAGCACCCCCAGCGAGGGCGGGCAGTCGATGATCACCACGTCGTAGGCGTCGCTGATCTTGGCCAACGCCCGCTTGAGGGCGTGTTCGCGGCCCGCCCGCATCAGCAGCATGGCCTCCGCGCCGGCCAGGTCGATGTTGGCCGGCAGCAGGGTCATGCCCTCCGGGGTGTCGACCAGCGCCGCGTCGGGTTCCACCTCGCCGAGCAGCACCTCGTGCACCGACACCGGCAGCTTGTCCGGATCCTGGCCCAGCGAGAACGTCAGGGAACCCTGCGGATCGAGATCGACGAGCAGAACCCGCTGCCCATGCTGGACCATCGCCGCGCCCAGCGACGCCACCGTCGTCGTTTTGGCGACCCCACCCTTTTGATTGGCGACCGCAAGTACTCGCGTCACACGGACCAGTGTGTCATGCGCAGTCAAAAGCCGTCCGCGGCGCGCGTGCGTCGTCACCGGTGCGGCACAATCGATGGGTGTGGCCCTCTTGCAGCACCGCCTGATTCTGTTTCGCCATGGCGAGACGGAATGGTCGCGGACCGGTCGGCACACCAGTCACACCGAACTCGACCTGACCGAACGCGGCTGCGGCCAGGCGCAGGCCGCGGCCGCCACGCTGGGCCAGATTGCTCTGCGCGACCCGTATGTGGTCTGCAGCCCCCGGCAACGCGCGCAGCGCACCGCCGAACTGGCCGGCCTGACCGTCGACGAGGTCAACCCGCTGATCAGCGAATGGGATTACGGCGACTACGAGGGCACCACCACCGACGAGATCCGCAAGGCCGTACCGAACTGGCTGGTGTGGACCCACGGCTGTCCCGGCGGCGAAACCTCGGCGCAGGTGTGCGAGCGGGCGGACCGGGCCATCGAGCTGGCGCTCGGGCACATGGCCACTCGCGACGTGGTGTTCGTCGGGCACGGGCATTTCTCCCGCGCGGTGATCACCCGCTGGATCGAGCAACCCGTCTACGAGGGCATCCGTTTCGCGATGCCGGCGGTGTCGATCGCGGTGTGCGGGTTCGAGCACGGCATCCGTCAGCTCAGCGCACTGGGGCTGACCGGACACCCGGATCCGACATGACCCGGGAACCGGCTTTCGTCCTCGCCGGACCCGACGGCGTCGTCGTCGGCGACGGCGTGCACACCGCGTTTCCCCGCATCGCCGACGCGCGGGCCGCGCTGGCGTCGCGCAGTGCCCCGATCATCATGGGCGCGTTGCCTTTCGACCCGTCCGCCCCGGCAGCGTTGATCCGCCCGCAATCGGTGACGTTCAGCGACGCACTGCCGGACTGGCCGCTGCGCGAACTGCCCACGGTGCGGGTGGCCGGCATGTCGCCCGATGCCGCCGAGCACCGGCGGCGGGTCGCCGTCGCGGTCGAGCGGCTCTCCGACCCGACGCGTGGCCTGCAGAAGGTCGTGCTCGCGCGGGCGCTGCAGCTGACCGCCGACGCACCGATCGACGCCCGCACCGTGCTGCACCGCCTGCACGGCGCCGACGCCGACGCGACCGAGTACCTGGTCGACCTGTCCGCGGCGGGCGAAGGCTACTCGGGCACGGCCATCGTCGGGGCGAGCCCGGAACTGCTGGTGGCGCGCCGCGGCCGGCAGGTGTGGTGCCGCCCCTTCGCCGGTTCGGCACCCCGTTCCCCCGACCCTGCCACAGACGAGAAAAGTGCTGCCGCGCTGGCGGATTCGGCAAAGAACCGCCACGAGCACCAGGTGGTGGTCGATGCGCTGCGCGACGCGCTCCAACCGCTGTGCACCGATCTGTCCGTGGCGCCGCAGCCCGAGCTCAGCAGGACCGCCGCGGTCTGGCATCTGTCCACGCCGATCTCGGGCACGCTGCGCCAGAGTTCGACGACCGCATTGGATTTGGCGCTGGCACTGCACCCCACCCCCGCGGTCGGCGGAACCCCCACCGACCAGGCGATGGCGTTGATCGCCGAGATGGAGGGCAACCGCGGCTTCTACGCCGGCACGGTCGGCTGGTGTGACCAGCGCGGCGACGGCCGCTGGGTGGTGACGATCCGGGGTGCGCAACTGTCCGCCGACCGGCGCAGCGCGGTCGCGCATTCCGGCGGCGGCATCGTCGCCGAATCCGATCCCGACGACGAGGTCGCCGAGACGACAACGAAATTCAGGACCATTCTGACGGCGCTGGGAGTCGCCGATGAGTGAGACCATCCGCGCCGCGCGGCCCGGCGACGAAACCGGACTGACCGCGCTGATTCACGAACTGGCCGCCTTCGAGCAGGCTGAGCATGAATGCACCGTGACCGAAAGTCAGCTGCGGCAAGCGCTTTTCGGCGCCGACCCGGTCGTCTACGGGCTCGTCGCCGAGGTGGACGGTCAGCTCGCCGGCGGTGCGCTGTGGTTCCGGAACTTCTCGACCTGGGACGGCGTGGCCGGCGTCTACCTCGAGGACCTGTTCGTCCGCCCGCAGTTCCGCCGGCGCGGGCTGGCGCGTCGGCTGTTGGCCACCCTGGCCCGGGAATGCGTGGACCGCGGCTACAGCCGGCTGACGTGGGCGGTGCTGGACTGGAACGTCAACGCCATCGCGCTCTACGACGGCGTCGGCGGTGTCCCGCAGAACGAGTGGATCACCTACCGGGTGTCGGGCCCACGGCTGGCCGAGTTGGCCGCGGAGTCGTCGTCGGGGCCGGGCTGAGTCAGCCAGTGCACCGCTGACGGACTGAACAGCAGCCCCAGCACCGCGATCGACACCGCCGCCACCACCACGGCGTAGGACAGCCGGCCCGAACTGAAGACGTACCACGCCACCCCGAGCAGGCACAGGTTGGCGAACACCGCGATGCCGCGCCCCCACCGCCGGCCCGTCCACAGGGCCCAGCCCGCGGCCAGCACACCGGACCCCATGATCACGAACCACGCGGCGGTGCCGTAGCCGCTGATGGCCTCCTCGTGATGACCGGCCGCCTCGCGCACCACCAGCACGACGGCCATCACCAGACCCAGAAAGCCTTGCAGCGCCACGATTCCGC harbors:
- a CDS encoding GNAT family N-acetyltransferase; protein product: MSETIRAARPGDETGLTALIHELAAFEQAEHECTVTESQLRQALFGADPVVYGLVAEVDGQLAGGALWFRNFSTWDGVAGVYLEDLFVRPQFRRRGLARRLLATLARECVDRGYSRLTWAVLDWNVNAIALYDGVGGVPQNEWITYRVSGPRLAELAAESSSGPG
- a CDS encoding ParA family protein translates to MTRVLAVANQKGGVAKTTTVASLGAAMVQHGQRVLLVDLDPQGSLTFSLGQDPDKLPVSVHEVLLGEVEPDAALVDTPEGMTLLPANIDLAGAEAMLLMRAGREHALKRALAKISDAYDVVIIDCPPSLGVLTLNGLTAADEVIVPLQCETLAHRGVGQFLRTVGDVQAITNPDLKLLGALPTLFDARTTHSRDVVFDVADRYNLPVLAPPIPRTIRFAEASASGSSVLTGRKNKGAIAYRDLAAALLKHWKSGKPLPTFTPEI
- a CDS encoding ferritin-like fold-containing protein, with amino-acid sequence MTSPRTSAPTSQPSAPAAEGQDVSGKAAPITSEHPGINELFALLAYGEVAAFYRLTEEARMAPNLLGRINMASMAAAEMNHYELLRDALEHRGVDVVPAMTKYASALENYHRLTTPSTWLEALVKTYIGDAMAADFYLEIAGSMPPDAAGVVRSVLSETGHSQFVVAEVRAAVTASDRQRHRLALWSRRLLGEAITQAQYVLADHDELVDLVMSGGGLSQMTDFFDRLQQTHSNRIEELGLG
- a CDS encoding DEAD/DEAH box helicase — its product is MTPVTPHTTPSFAELGVREEIVRALAENGIEHAFAIQELTLPLALAGDDLIGQARTGMGKTYAFGVPLLHRITTDTERPLSGIPRALVVVPTRELCIQVHGDLVAASKYLSADETRKLTVTAIYGGRPYEPQIEALQKGVDVVVGTPGRLLDLAQQGHLQLGGLSTLVLDEADEMLDLGFLPDIERILKQIPAQRQAMLFSATMPDPIITLARTFMTQPTHIRAESAQSSQTHDTTEQFAYRAHALDKVEMVARILQAEGRGATMIFTRTKRTAQKVADELGERGFKVGAVHGDLGQGAREKALKAFRTGEVDVLVATDVAARGIDIDDITHVINFQIPEDEQSYVHRIGRTGRAGKTGIAVTLVDWDELPRWSMIDKALGLDTPDPAETYSSSPHLYDELNIPAEAGGSIGKAKRTADKPPREPRERSEKPARNRNRRRTRAGKPVSGHPDGAEAATPADGDAAGGSNGEAAEARSGSGRRRRRRRPNKATAASQTAATPSS
- a CDS encoding Rv3212 family protein; translated protein: MVRPKRRTRADLVAAAAIAAVVALVAVAVWWNSDARATVSRPAVAPVPSLEPAETVPDTLTQRWSAPSPTTTRPLVVAGAVVTGDGQTVQGRDPATGDTVWTYARDRQLCGVTWVYDYAVAVYPDSRGCGQVSTVDAETGTRGPARSSYADDQVELSTDGTTVLSAGPTRLEMWRSDMVRMLSYGALDAPIKPDVPATPLCRLVSAAASSSAVSVLEACGNQADLRLTLLRPSDEEDVPEVQYVQQNGVPEGSGARVVAVAGTTTAVYVSTPAPRVDIIDDTGTTIASTVVPSPATPEATASRVGDLITWWTGDTLMVFSGDDLQYKYSVAAADGNAPIGPATIMAGRLLVPVTGGYDVFDPQTGAGERHIPLQRPAMDVAGPVVPAVAGSMLLEQRGGELVALS
- a CDS encoding acid phosphatase, coding for MALLQHRLILFRHGETEWSRTGRHTSHTELDLTERGCGQAQAAAATLGQIALRDPYVVCSPRQRAQRTAELAGLTVDEVNPLISEWDYGDYEGTTTDEIRKAVPNWLVWTHGCPGGETSAQVCERADRAIELALGHMATRDVVFVGHGHFSRAVITRWIEQPVYEGIRFAMPAVSIAVCGFEHGIRQLSALGLTGHPDPT
- a CDS encoding isochorismate synthase; its protein translation is MTREPAFVLAGPDGVVVGDGVHTAFPRIADARAALASRSAPIIMGALPFDPSAPAALIRPQSVTFSDALPDWPLRELPTVRVAGMSPDAAEHRRRVAVAVERLSDPTRGLQKVVLARALQLTADAPIDARTVLHRLHGADADATEYLVDLSAAGEGYSGTAIVGASPELLVARRGRQVWCRPFAGSAPRSPDPATDEKSAAALADSAKNRHEHQVVVDALRDALQPLCTDLSVAPQPELSRTAAVWHLSTPISGTLRQSSTTALDLALALHPTPAVGGTPTDQAMALIAEMEGNRGFYAGTVGWCDQRGDGRWVVTIRGAQLSADRRSAVAHSGGGIVAESDPDDEVAETTTKFRTILTALGVADE